TGTCTCTTTTCCTGCATGTTAAGACAAGATTTAGTATGCATTTGGGTCATGCCAACAGTGAAATGCGAGGAACGGGAGGATCGAAGAGGACTCACCAGTGGAATTTGGAGGTCCGTGTGCCTCCTTTTCTGTTGTAGGCTTGAAAGAAAAGGGCGAGCTGAATGGTGAAGTAAATGTCTCCTTTTCTGTTGTAGGCTTGAGAGAAAAAGGCGAGCTGAATGGTGAAGTAAATGTCTCTTTACCTGCACGTTAAGATGAGATTTAGTACGCATTTGGGTCATGCCACTAGTGAAATATGAGGAACGGGAGGATCGAAGAGGACTCACTGGTGAAAATTGGAGGTTCCTGTGTCTTCCTTTCGGTTGTAGGCTTGAAAAAAGAGCAAGGGCTGAATGGTGAAGGATCAGTTGAAtagtctctctcttttggtGCATTTTGCTGGAAAGGGCTGAATGGTGAACGACTGGTTGAATAGTCCCTCTCTTCCGGTGCATTTCGCTCGAAAGGGCTGAATGGTGAAGGACCAGTTGGAGTGTCTCTCTCTTTCGGTGCGTTTCGCTCGAAAGGGTTCAATGGTGAAGGACTAGTTGAATAGTCTCTCTCTTTCGGTGCATTTCGCTCGAAAGGACCGGTTTTCCAGGGGTTGCTGAAAGAGCCGCTGGAAGGACCAAATTCCTTTGGGGCCTGCGAGGGTGTTGCAGAGTTTGGTGCTTGACCTTCTTCCTGTGACCTAAAGGCTGTGTTGCTTTTAGACGGGGCAGTGCTGGTGATATTAGAAGTTGCACCATTGAACGGGTTAATTGCAGACTGGAACAATGGAGCAGGCGAGCTGAATAATGGAGCGGTATTGTTTGGGTTGTTGCTGAAAGCAGAACCATAAGAGAAATTCTTCTTCAGTTCTGCGCACAGAAAGGTGAGTAGTAAATTGATGGGCAAATCAAGAAGACACACATCTTAGGGAGGCATCTAAAGATTGAATACAGGATCGATAAAGCATATTAATTTAAGACTATAACATCCTCTTGGAAGAGAAAATCAATCTTGAAAACCTGTCGTCCTGTGATTTCTTAAGTCTTGATTCTCGACATAGGCCTGGTACCAGGAGATAATAAGCGCGGTATGTACCTTTGTGTGCTTGATAATATTCCcatctcaatttttccacACTCAGGTGACTGACTCTAGGCAGTGCTGATATTGACATAATATAACAAAGCGGATCAAGCGTTTCTACTGTCGGGGTATGGTGCAACTTTCTGCCGGTGACCTGCCACTGATGACCATTGAATATGTTCGATGTTGATTTCTCTGGTAGAAAGCCTTCATCAAGGGATAGGTCAAAGAGATCGGTTAAATAGTGATAAAAAGAGCATCAGCAATCACTCGATAGTACATTCAATGACTCTTGAGGTGCAGTTGGGGTGAAGATGCGATTTTTGGGCTTACTGGTAGTAAATATATGATCGGCATCACTGCTGGGGCCCGGGAAGCTGAACGAAGGGATTTTGCTGCCGAATATACTACTGCCAGGACCACTACTTGAGGCATTGCCTGAGAGAGAACTAGAGCCAGATTCTGGCACGGGGCAAGGACCCCAATCAGGTGATTCCGAGCTTGGTGGCCCGAAATTGGGCCCGGCAGATGGGACAGCACGGGCAGCAAAAAAGGCAGCAACGGCTGCACAACCTGTGCTCAGTTCGCTGGACTCAGGGCTAGCAGCTAGGACAGCAGGGGCGGAGGCACTGGAAAGGGAAGCTGATGCTGCTGTGGTTGAAGCCAATCCAGCGCTTGATGTACCACTACACGGGAGACCAGATGGGATATCAGGGACACCGGAAGCAGTTGCTTGTCCGTCGCTCGATGTGCCAAAGGACGGAGCATGAGAGTTGTCGGGTTCAGGTGGCAAGCTGAGATCAGCAACTGCTGGTGCAGGAGTAAAATTGTCACCGGACAAGACATCCAGACCTGCAATCACGAGAAAGAGTAGCGCTTTGCTGTCAGTAATGCACAAATGAATACATCGGAGAGTCGACTAAATCACGATCAATGAAGGCGCACATGCCTAGATACGTAAAACAAAGATGATACAAGGAAGATCGAATATCAGTTGCAACTATTGACAACTTTTTTCTACCAACATTGAGATTCACTATCGTGATTGGTGCACTTTGAACGAATCTGCTTTTCCTAAGGAGATACACGACAGATACCGATCTTACTAACATAATGACTGGACGAACTCTAGTCAAGCTCCGGCTCACCTCTCGATTTCGAGTTTATCTCATAAAGATCGCTTAGCCGATAAAGGGAAGGGACCTTTCTTGGAACGTAAGCAAAAAGACGGAAAAGAGCCACAAGGGGCCATATCTTTCCGTATAAAAGAACAAGGAAGAATCTGTCGCTCGAATAGAATAAAGGGTCAGAATCAAATGAACAGTAAAAGTGATCGGGATTGCGAGTCGTAGAGACACTCGCCGTGATCACCATCATCAGCACGACAACTACAAACATTCACATACTCGTCAACATGATTGCCATCATCAGCACCACAACTGCAAGCTTTCATCTTCATCTCGGTCGATGGAAACTCTGATCAATGCTGCAAGCTTGAATCCGGGACGATGACCATACCAATGCGGGAGTAGTGATTTTATAGGCAGTACCAGTCGTTCAGTCTGATCCTGCACCTTGCTCAATGTAAGCGCGCGTTGCTTAATATTCAAGCAGCGGTAGCTTCAGATATAAGCTGGAGAAGAAAGAGTGTTGTGGGCTTGGGCTGTGTCTAACGGACTGGACCCTTATCCGCACGGGTCGCTTCTTCTTTTGTTGGGCCCTTCGAGCAATGTCGTCATCTCCGGCTGCGCGTGGCATAGAGATGGGGAAATTATCTGGTTCCCTAGTCGGACCGTTCCAAACACTCTCAGAACCGTTAGATCAACATTTTTGGATAGGCCTCTCATGTTGCCCCAGCAGTTTCACCTTAAATTGTCAAAGTCCCTTAGTCGGACCGCTTCTAGTCCCCTTGAGATAGGGATGTAAATGGTGGGTCGGACGgtttttttaaatatcaatACTATCCATAAACCATTTAAGGTTAAGGCGGGAGAAAAACGACTGCTAATGGTTCGGGTTCTTGGGGAGTCAAACTCGAgcttaaaatttcaatttttccaaTGGCAAACTCtacataaagaaaataaatcctaTGTTTTTCAACAAtatattcaagaaaaaaaaatttacacaaGATAAGTCTCCTAGGTCGTGTCATCGACCACAACCTATAAACAAGTCTAATAATATCGTCGATGCAGAAAAAACAATTTTCCCGTTAAATAAACGAAATAGACAAATCAAATAACTAATCACTGAAATGATctatagaattaaaaattatagattAAGAAAGCATAAAATAGTAGTatacaataattataaattcagATCAAAGAAGGTGTAGCATTGTGACACACATCTTCACCTAGTAACGAAGCGGTCCTAGGTTCGGTACTCGTAGTGAGATTACTCgtacccctttattagttattaaaattactatttcattgtactaaatGGACCCATTTTACTACtgaaaaaacatataattacaaattcGGGTTAAGTTGGACTCCgttggatttttattttggtccCAGACTTTTTTCGGGCTGGTTTTTTTAAAACCTTAAAGTCTACCCGATAATCATTTTCGATGAAAAAATTACCTAGTTTTTGGTTCGCTcatggcattttttttttatcggttttcagattttcggtttttttttccttattctcCTACCTCAGGGTCACTCATCACTACTTTGGGGTGGATCCCACGTTAATCCGACGGTCCTAGCGGGATCTCCCGATGCCACTGACCGTTGTAAATTAACTTAAATCcaacatgatatatatatatatatatatatgtttggcAGCTAAGCTTATCTGGAGGTTGTGTCATGTTGTGAACAATGTCCATGTCAGAGGTGACCCTTCAATATTGAGCTTGATTTGGTCCATTGATTATCATAAGATTTACATTTCATAGCTGCCTGCTTGTTGGATGATTCTGTGGCATGATGATCTCACGATTGGCCTCTTATTCATATATGTGATTTTCGACTCCTACAAAAACAAGTTTTATACGTTATAAGATATGTCTGAGGATCCAATCATAACCGGGCGGCGGCTTAAATAAGTGTGCGAGTACTCTTTACGCATACTGTAAGAGTCCTACAATCAAAGTCTGTTGTTTTTCACGATCGCCTCGAGCAGAGTTTGTAGCGAGTAACTGAGATTGTAGGCTTGCAGGAAAGATAAAAAGATAACCTTCTATTGAACAAGTTCGTTTGAAGCAGACGTTCTATTGTACAATGGATGCTGCGGGATGGAGATGGGGAAATCGTCGTCAAGGGAGGCTAACTATACAtctgaagaaattaaaaacaacTTGTGTCTACAAAGATCCAGTGCTAGATTTGGAATTAGTAAGCTTCCAAATCTCGCAAGAGATCAATGATCAATGAGATTCACGTGATGAGTTAAAAATTCCGATAATTAGAATATGAgacttgtttttttttaaaatattcgtagtatataataaatattaatttgtgcatttttgGAAGGTAGAAGTTGGTATATCCGTCTGAGGATATGTATTTGTCCTCCAACGCGACTTCGATAATGACGTCTAATTAGTAACAATAATTCTGGATTATCGTTGTTGTTGTTGTCTTGGTGCTTCTTATGGATAAATTAATGAGGCATCTGATCGAACATCTAGCTAGATAACAGCTTTAGTCGTGCCGTTCATGTCCAGAATCTTACAACTTTTACCTCCCTGAAAGTTTGGGTTTGTTGTGATCACTCGGCTCCAAATCCTAAAGCTCAACTTTGTTGCCATCTCACTAACACCCGAGACAAGTGGCGCATGCCGATTCGTCAGTTTCAACCGTTGGATCTTCCTAGTCGGCCAAACAAAAGCCAAGGATTGTTGGTTATTAACACATTTTATACATGTACTTCCATATTCTGAGTGAAAAAAGCTCATAGTTGATTCTACGGAAACAAAAAGATCATTGCAATTTGTATGCCGATGATCAGATCTATGGTAATAGACAGGGATGGAGTGAGGGGGAGCTAAGGAGTGCAGTCGTCTTTCCTAAAATGTTGATGCTTAAAGGAAATTTATAGATATAATCGttcaatttttcatgaaatttctCATGTTCGCCTCCCAACTCGAAAAAAATATCACCATATTCGCTCACTCAAATAACCCGGCCCCCTCGATTCAAATTCTGGGTTCGTCCCTGAATTGAGAGGTTTATATTTTATGCCAAAGGTTTGTCTCAAACCACTGGTTGCCTATCTATTCTTCAATTCAAGCAGTTGGGTCTTCCTAATCGGCCAAAACTGTCATTATTTATTCTATGGGATATGTGTGGTAATCACTGATAAAGTGGAAAGAAAAGGATGACTGGAGTCCGTAACCAGCGATGAAATCTCTTGTAACCCTATAATTAAACTGTGACGTAGAGACGAAATTTCAAGATGGATCACGAGGCTCCTTGAAAATCTAGCGAGCTAATTCGGGCTCCATCCTAGTTTTAAACTTAAAAGCAGCATCTAACATCAGGAAAGAGCATCTGTTCCAGCCGAGATTGATCCGGCAAAAACGAAGCCCGATAAAAATCTAGAAGATCAGCAAGGCAATCCTTCATTTGTTCGCCGTCTTCGACTACTATTTCCAAAGGGACTGCTGCATTTCTTGTTGTAAAATCACATGTTGtaataaaaatgacaaatatatgtaataatttGTTGGAATTGACAATGAACATAAGAGAACTACTGCAGATTTGCTGTGAGGTATGGGGACGgctgttttcttttatttcggATGTTATCTTCTGAGTCTGACGTGAATAAGGCCGTTGGAGTCGGCCATGTCAACTTCGCAGTCTCTTTTTTGGCGTTGCATCCTATGCCTTTTAGCCTTGGACTTGGTTTGGGTCCTTCCACTTTCACTATTgctcttattttctttttctccttttttttctctttatttatttatttatttgaaatatgttaatatatttatgttcCATTATCAATAGTAGTCCTATATATAGAGGGCCATCCTCCTTTTGCTCCTCTTCATCCTCATAAATCACAATAAATCATCACAAGCATTGCCCTCCCCCAAGTTAATCCAAAGCTCAATCGCCATGGTACACATATCCTGCACCCGCTACTCGTTATGAAAGCTCTCCCTATTTAAGATTGTTTCCGTCAAGTTTCCAAAAGTTTCGAGCTGATAAAATGGTGAACCCAATCCTCTAATATATCCATGGATTACTTCTTAACATTCTCAACAGATTGGAGATATAAGGAATCAAAagtcatattatattttccttGATTCTAGTgtatcaattttctttttctcatatagatgttttctttttcttttttctttttttttttgtattttctaaTTGGCCATGTTGACTACTCATCACTAGCTCCATACTATATTCGTTTGATCCATGTTTACTGTGCCTCAGAGGAGCAAAACTATGGTGATTACTCAAAAGTTCAATCCACTGGACCATGgttgtttttctttctccGACCTTGTTCGGGACAAGGAAATAGAAATCAAAGAATTGTCTATGCACACATTTTATTACATAAAATGGCGATTTCTTTCTATCATGTCTGTCTTCTCTTATCGTACCAGACACTGCATCAGTAATGTCTCCCTAATTCCTCGAAATAATTGCTAGAGTCGATCGTCCGGATATATTAGTTCACACATGAACTACAGTCAGTGACATATAATGTTGTGCTGTCATAAGTAATCCTTTAGCTCGACCTAGTGATGGGACGGGACGTCTTTTACCGATCAGTcttcaatctctctctctctctctctctctctctatctatatatatatatatatatcttgttCCATTACTGAATCTCAAAGAGTTGCTGGTGAATGCAAAATGAACAATTATGAGCAGGGGATGGATGGGGAAGAGGTTCCTGGTGCTAAGGAATTGCCATACCAACCCATGAAGAACCAAAGACAAGGGGGATTCAGAGCCACCTACTTCATCTTTGGtaaatcaaataattaataaccatgtcttccttcttttgttttttgttttttgtaaCCCCCGCCGAATAAAAGCTGATGGTGGAGATTGGGCTTTTCTCTTTCTGTTTCGATGTATTTTGCAGCGATGATGTTCTTGGACAACATTGGATTTGTGGCCAACATGGCGAGCATGGTGCTGTACTTCATGTATGTCATGAAGTTTGATCTGTCGGGGTCTGCCACCACCACAACAAACTACCTTGGCGCCACTTTCATTCTCACGCTCGTCGGAGGCTTCATCTCCGACTCCTACATGACTCGCCTCAACACCGCCCTTGTTTTTGGTGCCATCGAACTTATGGTACGTAGGTAATCCTTTCGACTTACTTGGACAACCTTATGATTGCAAGGAGGCATATAGGACGAAATCCTAGTATTTTCAAACTCAGGACTTGTTGCCTGAGGATCTTGAACCAATGATTAATCTAAGGTGCACAGCCAGCCCAATAGTAATCTCAATGTAAAATTTTTCGAATAATTTTTCCAGGGCTACATGCTGCTGATAGTTCAATCTCACTACCAAAAGCTCCAGCCCAAGCCATGTGCTGAGACTGAATCAACCTGTGTCCACGGCTCAAAAGCGCTCCTATTCTACACGTCAATCTGTTTGGTGGCCCTTGGAGGGGGCGGGATCAGGGGTTCGATCCCAGCACTTGGTGCTGACCAGTTCGACCAAAAGGACCCAAAGGAGAGGAAGAGCCTCGCCAGCTTCTTCAACTGGTTCCTTCTCAGCATCACAATCGGTGCCACCCTCGGGGTCACCTTTGTTGTCTATGTAAGCACGAAGGTCCGGTGGGACATTGGCTTCAGCATCTCTATGTGCTGTGCCTTCTTAGGGCTCGTGTTCGTGGCATTGGGAAAGCCGTTCTATCGGGTTCGGATACCAGGGGATAGTCCTTTGCTAAGAGTGCTAGAGGTATATTTCTTTAAATCCTtgttcaattattattattactttaCGGGATCAAATCTACCAGATCAAATTAATGGGCTTCAGTTAGATTGATCTAGTGGGCTGCCTGTCGATTATTGGTCCTAATGAGCTTGGTGGAACATGTTCCAGGTTCTGGTGGTTTCAGTGAAGAACTGGAGGAAAGAGCTGCCCTCGAACTCGGATGAATTACACGAGATCAGGGACAGAAAAGCCATCCGAAAGGGAGAGCTCATCCCACACAGCGTGCAATTTAGGTCAAGATCGCACTCTATATCCTTATTCCATGTTTTTTCACCGTTCAATGTAATGTGACCATTCCGGTTAGCACCTGCCTGAAAACTGTGATAAACCAATCCTCGAAATACAGGTTCCTAGACAAAGCAGCGATCGTGCCAAAAGGAACGGACCCGCAAAGATGGAAGGTCTGCACGGTGACCCAAGTAGAGGAAGTCAAGATCTTAGCACGAATGATGCCGATCCTCCTGAGCACGATCCTGATGAACACATGCCTAGCTCAGCTGCAGACGTTCTCCGTCCAGCAAGGAACCTTAATGGACGTGAACTTGGGGGGCTTCCAGGTCCCGCCAGCCTCGATACCCGTCATCCCACTTGTCTTCATGTCCCTCCTCATCCCCGTGTACGAATTCATGTTCGTCCCCCTCATCAGGAGGATCACAGGCCACCCCAATGGCATCACCCACCTCCAGCGCGTCGGTGTCGGGCTTGTCCTCTCTGCCATCTCAATGGGCATCGCAGGGCTTGTGGAAGTGAAGAGGAAGCACGAGCTCCTCCATCACAACCACAAGATCAGCCTGTTCTGGCTCTCCTTCCACTATGCCATCTTCGGGATAGCGGACATGTTCACGCTCGTGGGGCTAATGGAGTTCTTCTACAGCGAAGCTCCAGTGGGGATGAGGTCCCTGTCGACCTCCTTCTCATGGATGTCCCTCTCGATCGGGTACTTCCTCAGCTCGGCCTTCGTAGGGCTGATCAACAAGGTAAGCCGGCACCTGGGCAAAGCCCCGAAGGGGTGGCTCCAGGGAAGGGACATGAACACAAACCACGTGGAGCGGTTCTACTGGTTCCTGGCGATCCTGAGCGTGGTGAACTTCGTGAACTACTTGTTCTGGGCTAACTGGTACAAGTACAAGAACGATGATGTTGCCGGCGATGACGAGATGCTGCTGAGGTATGGCGGCCGGCCCAATAACGGGATCGACTCGTTCTCTACTAGCTTGAGCTTCGTGTCGAGGCCTCAGGGGGAGTTCTCTTCTGTGGTGCAAGAGAAAGGGCAAGAGGGTGAAAGATTAGAGCCTAAAGTAGAGTCTAAGTAAGAGCTGAAATGGGACAttgtaatatatgaataaGAGGCAGTTTTCAATTATGGAAGAGCAAGCAAATATATGCTTTGATGCAATATATTTGTCCTCAAAAGATTTAGGCAAAGGCAAGGATATGACATGAAAagaattttgtaaaattgagGGTTTGGATGTCATCCATCTGGCTGATTCAACCTGTGATCGTCATTTATTTTATCTGTAATAGTGATGTTGTTGAGAGATATTGTTGCATACGGAGAAACTAAAGAGAAATCAACGGATTTATAAGTGATTGAATATCACTACCTAACAGCTCGAGCTTTTAAGTTGAAGATATGTCTAATCGCTTATAGGTTCAGTGAAATTTTTACAGATGCTGTCTGGAATTAAATTGTCCCTATCAAATGGTACTTAATGCGATCACTAATGTTATAATGAACAAGGACGATCGGTGTCTCACGGAGTGACCGTTCCGATCACGTCTTTAATCGTGCTCGGTGTTTCGATTGCTCAATCGAAGAGGCCAAGGCCCTTCCTAATGCTTAAGTGGACCTTCTAGTAATATTATCTGGGCCTCAGCAAATAAATGAACTATAATTATTTGGGCCTTCAAGTTCCTTAAAGGAATGATGATTTTGTAtgattaaaaattcggattaTCCAATCGATTAGAGAAGAATTAATGTGCCATTAATAAGTGAATGGAAGTCGTAATCATGATTCCTAGACCGTAAAACACAAATTTGTGTCTCTATCTTTCAATCGTCTAGAAGGTTGTGATCTTGATTAGATACTATTCGAGATTATTGTACGCGATCGATCACTCTACGGTTTTCCTACTACCATTACATGTCTAATTACATTTAGTTGATAAATAATATGAACCACACGTGTGGCATTAGGGATCGCAATCCCTCTTAGGTATAACATGCATGTCGTCATCTTTTCCAGATGGTCCCGACAAGTATTCATCTCATCCACAAGTGCATGTGTGCGCCAAATGCTCGACAATTCCAGTAGATaccatcacgagaatattccCATATATAATACATGTATATGTGGTTTCACTAAACATATCAAGTACGCTCTATATTGGTGATGgtattataaaataagatGTCAATCATccaccaaaaaacaaaaagatgTTAATCGAGTAATTGGGATAGTTAATActtaagaaattaattttcctaAAGAATATCTATACTTAATCTTTACTATGATATTATTtgagatatttttattttctaaaatttatgTAATCTCTCGAACTAATCATAAAAATTACGTTTTTTTAGATCTATGAACTATGACCAATCACACATATTATGTCTAGagagaaattttaatatgactCTGTATCACTGTGATACACTCGATATTTTAGTTCAATTGTTTAGCATTTTAGTTAAATCGTTTAGTACTTTTACTATTTGTGATGGattatacaaaatattaaacacTTAATTCATAATACTAAATACTCAAATTGAATGTATAAGCAAAAAACACTTGTACTaatcaagattattaaaaatactaaatacttgAACTGAGGTACTAAATGTTTGAACTGAAAGTATTAAACCTGTCACAGTGACACGGAGTCATATTAGCAAAACCTTATAGCCGGAATTCTATTCTTTTAAATAATACTAGAGGAAAATGGACCCGCGTTGCTCCCAGGATATAAAAAGATgaaaacatatacatatatatatatatatatcaatataataaaaattcgacgaaaaagttaaaatcgatttaaataaattaaaagaaaaagaaaagggaataGGCCCAATAAGGAGATGAGCAATTTCTAGAATGCAGTTGTTAGTGAAAAGTTACGGGCGTGCTTTTAAGAGTAAGTTACAGGAGAGAGGGATTTGAAAAGTCAGTTTTactccttcttttttttttctttattgcgtaaggataaaattaaaaagcaAAAGAGTCTCACTTCtgattttatataatagtataagGCTATATTTGATTGGTCAGTTAtgatgtgtttggttttagagttaagtaaagttgagttttgattttaattgggttgtaatgattatgttattgaattatgaaaaaaaaagtataaaaaagtaatgaatagttgagagaaagtaatgattatattgttgaattgtgaaaaaagtaattgataattgagaggatttagtattaaaaattgaattgaatgtttaaaaaaattgaagaaaaaaagaaaagtaataattgtgttattgatttttattgtatagtgagtatagttaaagttagagctaaaattttaaaaatttgattgcaAAACCAAACGGGTGATAAAATTCTAATCCGACGTTTGGTGCCGATCAAATTAGGATTGAgattatgatatatttggataaaattattaagcgCCCAGACCCAAGAAGGGGATGGATTaatggtggattagaatatgATTATTTATGAAAAGATGGAAATACACCATGCATTGACCAAAGAGAGGGGCGATAGAGGCCCGACGTCGACCACCACCACCCACGACGAGTTTAGTGGCAAACCCAGAGGTCGCTGGCGACCTCGCCTGAGGCGGTGGTGGCTGGCGTTGAGCCCCCACCACCCCACaatctccctctctttctctctttagagaggaaataaataaatcaggACTGCGGTGGTTGGAATCGACGTCGCTGGTGATCTCTGTAACCCCTGACGACCTCAATTAGGACAGTGCTGGCTGACGTCGGGCCACTGCTGTgcctcttttctctctctctctctctctttgaagGAAGAGAGGGAGGACGATTTCCGCGACGGTGGTTGCCAGACGCCAACCATCACCACCCAGACGAGGTCGTCAGTGACCTCTGGGCGTGCCGGCAACTTCATTGGGGCGGTGGTCGCCAGTGTTGGGCAACCACTACCCTCCATTCTCTAATTctgttatttttaattttaattaaaattcaattttcaaagtttatttttgtttattaaaattaaaaatatttatttcatggGATA
The sequence above is drawn from the Punica granatum isolate Tunisia-2019 chromosome 5, ASM765513v2, whole genome shotgun sequence genome and encodes:
- the LOC116207039 gene encoding protein NRT1/ PTR FAMILY 4.5-like isoform X2 yields the protein MGMDGEEVPGAKELPYQPMKNQRQGGFRATYFIFAMMFLDNIGFVANMASMVLYFMYVMKFDLSGSATTTTNYLGATFILTLVGGFISDSYMTRLNTALVFGAIELMGYMLLIVQSHYQKLQPKPCAETESTCVHGSKALLFYTSICLVALGGGGIRGSIPALGADQFDQKDPKERKSLASFFNWFLLSITIGATLGVTFVVYVSTKVRWDIGFSISMCCAFLGLVFVALGKPFYRVRIPGDSPLLRVLEVLVVSVKNWRKELPSNSDELHEIRDRKAIRKGELIPHSVQFRFLDKAAIVPKGTDPQRWKVCTVTQVEEVKILARMMPILLSTILMNTCLAQLQTFSVQQGTLMDVNLGGFQVPPASIPVIPLVFMSLLIPVYEFMFVPLIRRITGHPNGITHLQRVGVGLVLSAISMGIAGLVEVKRKHELLHHNHKISLFWLSFHYAIFGIADMFTLVGLMEFFYSEAPVGMRSLSTSFSWMSLSIGYFLSSAFVGLINKVSRHLGKAPKGWLQGRDMNTNHVERFYWFLAILSVVNFVNYLFWANWYKYKNDDVAGDDEMLLRYGGRPNNGIDSFSTSLSFVSRPQGEFSSVVQEKGQEGERLEPKVESK
- the LOC116207039 gene encoding protein NRT1/ PTR FAMILY 4.5-like isoform X1, whose protein sequence is MNNYEQGMDGEEVPGAKELPYQPMKNQRQGGFRATYFIFAMMFLDNIGFVANMASMVLYFMYVMKFDLSGSATTTTNYLGATFILTLVGGFISDSYMTRLNTALVFGAIELMGYMLLIVQSHYQKLQPKPCAETESTCVHGSKALLFYTSICLVALGGGGIRGSIPALGADQFDQKDPKERKSLASFFNWFLLSITIGATLGVTFVVYVSTKVRWDIGFSISMCCAFLGLVFVALGKPFYRVRIPGDSPLLRVLEVLVVSVKNWRKELPSNSDELHEIRDRKAIRKGELIPHSVQFRFLDKAAIVPKGTDPQRWKVCTVTQVEEVKILARMMPILLSTILMNTCLAQLQTFSVQQGTLMDVNLGGFQVPPASIPVIPLVFMSLLIPVYEFMFVPLIRRITGHPNGITHLQRVGVGLVLSAISMGIAGLVEVKRKHELLHHNHKISLFWLSFHYAIFGIADMFTLVGLMEFFYSEAPVGMRSLSTSFSWMSLSIGYFLSSAFVGLINKVSRHLGKAPKGWLQGRDMNTNHVERFYWFLAILSVVNFVNYLFWANWYKYKNDDVAGDDEMLLRYGGRPNNGIDSFSTSLSFVSRPQGEFSSVVQEKGQEGERLEPKVESK
- the LOC116207039 gene encoding protein NRT1/ PTR FAMILY 4.5-like isoform X3; translated protein: MLLIVQSHYQKLQPKPCAETESTCVHGSKALLFYTSICLVALGGGGIRGSIPALGADQFDQKDPKERKSLASFFNWFLLSITIGATLGVTFVVYVSTKVRWDIGFSISMCCAFLGLVFVALGKPFYRVRIPGDSPLLRVLEVLVVSVKNWRKELPSNSDELHEIRDRKAIRKGELIPHSVQFRFLDKAAIVPKGTDPQRWKVCTVTQVEEVKILARMMPILLSTILMNTCLAQLQTFSVQQGTLMDVNLGGFQVPPASIPVIPLVFMSLLIPVYEFMFVPLIRRITGHPNGITHLQRVGVGLVLSAISMGIAGLVEVKRKHELLHHNHKISLFWLSFHYAIFGIADMFTLVGLMEFFYSEAPVGMRSLSTSFSWMSLSIGYFLSSAFVGLINKVSRHLGKAPKGWLQGRDMNTNHVERFYWFLAILSVVNFVNYLFWANWYKYKNDDVAGDDEMLLRYGGRPNNGIDSFSTSLSFVSRPQGEFSSVVQEKGQEGERLEPKVESK